CGTCGACGGCGCCGGCACGGTGCTCACCTTCTGGGTGCCCAAGGATAAGGTCCCTGGCAACAACTCCACCGTCGCGCCCGAAGAGAAGCAGAGCGAGACGTCCAAATCCCAAGGAGTGCGCCGGCCATCAGTGGTGCTCGTGCACGGCTTCGCTGCCGAAGGCATAGTCACCTGGCAGTTCCAGGTTTGCACTTTGTACTTGCAGTGGTACATTGTTATGCTACGTACATTCCGTAGTTATGGTTGATTAATCGATTCATGCTGTCTAGGTTGGTGCGCTGGCGAAGCACTACGACGTGTACATCCCGGACCTGCTCTACTTCGGCGGCTCCACGTCGCCGTCGACGGACCGGTCGCCGGGGTTCCAGGCGGAGTGCCTGGCCGCCGCGCTCGGGAAGCTGGGCGTGGACGACTGCACGGTGGTGGGGTTCAGCTACGGCGGGATGGTGGCCTTCAAGATGGCCGAGTCGCGGCCGGACCTGGTCCGCTCGCTCGTCGTGTCCGGCTCCGTCGTCGCCATGACCGACTCCATCAGCGACGCCACGCTGGAGCGGATCGGCGTCAGGTCGTCGGCGGAGCTGCTGCTGCCGGAGTCCGTCAAGGGGCTCAAGGCGCTGCTCTCCATCGCTGCCCACCGGAGGCTCTGGTTCCCGGAACGCCTTCACAGGGACTTCCTCGAGGTGATGTTCACCAACCGCAAGGAAAGAGCCGAGCTGCTCGAAGGTCTGGTGGTGAGCAACAAAGACGCCACCGTCCCCGTTTTGCCGCAGAAAATTCTTCTGCTCTGGGGACACAACGACAACATCTTCAACATAGAGCTCGCCAAGACGATGAAAGAGTAAGCTCCTAAGGTTCAGACATGAGCGTAAGCTCAAGCTAGCTAGCGTATGAGCTGAGATTAACAGATGGTTTTTGATGGGGTATAACAGGCAGCTCGGGGAGAAGACGATGCTGCAGAGCATAGACAAGGCCGGACATCTCGTGCACCTGGAGAGGCCCTGCGTTTACAACCAGCGCCTCATGGAGTTCCTGGCATACGCCACTGCTGAAGCTTGCAAGGAGCCTGCAAATTAATGAGTAGATCGATCGATCATTCTGG
The Triticum dicoccoides isolate Atlit2015 ecotype Zavitan chromosome 3A, WEW_v2.0, whole genome shotgun sequence genome window above contains:
- the LOC119270378 gene encoding epoxide hydrolase 3-like is translated as MVNLVEAQKPLLHFLIKWAGLRQHTVDVDGAGTVLTFWVPKDKVPGNNSTVAPEEKQSETSKSQGVRRPSVVLVHGFAAEGIVTWQFQVGALAKHYDVYIPDLLYFGGSTSPSTDRSPGFQAECLAAALGKLGVDDCTVVGFSYGGMVAFKMAESRPDLVRSLVVSGSVVAMTDSISDATLERIGVRSSAELLLPESVKGLKALLSIAAHRRLWFPERLHRDFLEVMFTNRKERAELLEGLVVSNKDATVPVLPQKILLLWGHNDNIFNIELAKTMKEQLGEKTMLQSIDKAGHLVHLERPCVYNQRLMEFLAYATAEACKEPAN